One window from the genome of Perca flavescens isolate YP-PL-M2 chromosome 17, PFLA_1.0, whole genome shotgun sequence encodes:
- the znf518a gene encoding zinc finger protein 518A gives MDSVDICATTSRGDNKRRVNKKNRDRHKRLHLRKTAALPPTMQSEDKSGPKKIAEWEQSTVWPSSKKSPQKAQQAQTNDSGNTLRFTCSQCRDNLEYVPKDLVKHFEENHKGSPPVFSCHTCTFSTQVFSYLQVHLLSHKDTFSSCSICNDNVQRTWPEFSAHLTTYHHQNGKYSCEMCQKFSTGDVRLFLEHMYAHNLGLEGAKDLSLHTKGKNKFGPKKTDQTLRCRHCGYEASQKWLITKHVKAVHVCQNGNQRKKKKKKEEEEVCSIAMKPNDPIPKIKPRLTRSAVREMCWLTQDCLSLPGREFLDKYCHLSDPQTTLEETQQFLMKSVAGENGDQKWTKALKTVWSNVPQDVTLHPKSENGIVSNSSDLTVLTVKNKITVAQNGATYAKRLKTMTSSPSSSDKETVSPESAPDDARRAVDQNGCRSESKDRTPCPQTDAKLNNDVSTPAQSEPPECTQMQENRENQELKTDQGIQKHSNKPVEPMHEDGINITSEVKLTNESEEQTSVYKAAPRNKKLRRKRRARSRRADKRSSGLALKIVLKKNPVKEKQWVSQSSLSPSAGGPTDDHHGPPSPHTMLEETAQILPNPLLTGEHQKKRTKASEADPDGPSEAMTLSPQPKPGEEPTPGCAAKPTASENMDGNTPGVSSTQDDADKSLSEAEVDESGSACKTGQSDWTAAAETEVQKGPENAPLPTSGSGTDCYLSGDEMAADGATTRSSCTMSSPVSHPVVTAEDKLNSEDLSLAPSSQPSDEVAERVRGREVPADSCPDVQPEPSPASGRRWQTLPKNLERTLKLVAVNPSQLVKRPAGDQPVVVLNHPDADIPAVARIMEVINRYRGEVQKVVLSRRTVNALAAVDGEAPGANEPTEAPTDSAGHAKTSVRERFMLKLKLRRLSRKKYEVVGAVSPSRDVATKFRCWFCGRVFACQEMWMVHRQRHLMEWKRPDCEKLLNVAHTG, from the exons atggaTTCAGTGGATATTTGCGCAACTACCTCCAGAGGAGATAACAAACGGCGCGTCAACAAGAAGAATAGAGATCGGCACAAACGGCTCCACCTCAGGAAAACTGCCGCTCTGCCTCCAACTATGCAAAGTGAAGATAAGAGTGGCCCAAAGAAGATAGCAGAGTGGGAGCAAAGCACAGTGTGGCCTTCATCAAAGAAGTCCCCCCAGAAAGCACAGCAGGCTCAGACAAATGACAGCGGAAATACACTCAGGTTCACATGCTCTCAATGTAGGGACAACTTGGAATATGTTCCCAAAGACTTAGTGAAACACTTTGAGGAAAACCACAAAGGGAGCCCACCAGTTTTTTCCTGTCATACGTGTACTTTCAGTACGCAAGTGTTCTCCTACCTTCAGGTTCATCTATTAAGCCACAAGGACACTTTTTCTAGTTGCAGCATTTGCAATGACAACGTTCAGCGCACGTGGCCTGAATTCAGTGCACACTTGACTACGTATCACCACCAAAATGGCAAATACTCATGTGAAATGTGTCAGAAATTCTCCACAGGTGATGTTAGACTATTTTTAGAGCACATGTACGCACATAATTTGGGCCTGGAGGGAGCTAAGGATCTATCGCTGCATACAAAGGGCAAGAATAAGTTTGGGCCTAAAAAAACTGATCAAACTTTACGTTGTCGGCACTGTGGCTATGAGGCCTCTCAGAAATGGTTGATTACTAAGCACGTTAAAGCTGTCCATGTTTGTCAGAATGGTaatcagaggaagaagaagaagaagaaggaggaggaggaggtttgTTCCATCGCAATGAAACCAAATGACCCAATCCCAAAAATCAAGCCTAGATTAACGAGAAGTGCAGTTAGGGAAATGTGCTGGCTGACGCAGGACTGCCTTTCTCTGCCAGGGAGAGAGTTCCTGGATAAATACTGCCATCTGTCAGATCCACAAACTACACTAGAGGAGACGCAACAGTTTTTGATGAAGTCTGTTGCCGGGGAAAACGGTGACCAGAAATGGACCAAGGCTCTTAAAACGGTTTGGTCAAATGTCCCTCAAGATGTGACTCTTCACCCAAAGTCAGAGAACGGCATTGTGTCGAACTCGTCGGATCTCACCGTCCTGACTGTCAAGAACAAGATAACTGTGGCTCAGAACGGCGCTACTTACGCCAAAAGGTTGAAAACGATGACATCATCACCTTCATCATCAGACAAGGAAACGGTTTCCCCTGAAAGTGCTCCCGATGACGCTCGTCGTGCAGTTGACCAAAATGGATGTCGGTCAGAGTCGAAGGATCGTACACCTTGTCCGCAGACTGACGCCAAACTAAATAATGACGTCTCAACGCCAGCCCAGAGCGAGCCACCGGAGTGCACTCAAATGCAGGAAAACCGAGAGAATCAGGAATTAAAGACCGATCAGGGAATTCAGAAACATAGTAACAAACCCGTGGAGCCTATGCACGAGGATGGGATTAATATCACCAGTGAAGTGAAGTTGACGAATGAGAGCGAAGAGCAGACATCCGTTTATAAAGCTGCACCGAGAAACAAGAAACTGAGACGAAAAAGAAGGGCCAGATCTAGAAGAGCGGATAAAAGGTCATCGGGTTTGGCCTTAAAGATAGTGTTGAAGAAGAATCCAGTGAAGGAGAAGCAGTGGGTGTCGCAAAGCTCTTTGTCTCCATCAGCAGGTGGTCCGACGGATGACCATCATGGACCGCCAAGCCCTCACACGATGCTGGAGGAGACGGCGCAGATTCTCCCCAACCCGCTTCTAACGGGAGAACACCAGAAGAAGCGGACCAAAGCGTCCGAGGCCGATCCGGACGGCCCCTCTGAAGCCATGACTTTGAGTCCACAACCAAAGCCGGGGGAAGAACCAACCCCCGGTTGTGCCGCAAAGCCAACAGCGTCTGAAAATATGGACGGAAACACGCCCGGTGTGTCATCGACGCAAGACGACGCAGACAAGTCCCTCTCGGAAGCAGAAGTCGACGAGAGCGGTTCAGCCTGTAAGACGGGCCAGTCAGATTGGACGGCTGCAGCTGAGACCGAAGTACAGAAGGGCCCCGAAAACGCTCCGCTCCCAACATCGGGCAGCGGCACGGACTGCTACCTGTCAGGCGACGAGATGGCCGCTGATGGAGCGACGACTCGTAGCAGTTGCACCATGTCCTCCCCTGTTTCCCACCCTGTTGTTACAGCAGAGG ATAAGCTGAACTCTGAAGATTTGAGCCTTGCTCCGTCTTCACAGCCCAGCGATGAGGTTGCTGAGCGGGTGAGAGGCAGAGAGGTGCCCGCTGACTCCTGCCCAGACGTCCAACCGGAGCCCTCGCCAGCCTCCGGGCGTCGGTGGCAGACGCTCCCAAAGAACCTGGAGAGGACCCTGAAGTTAGTAGCCGTGAATCCCTCTCAGTTGGTAAAGCGCCCGGCGGGAGACCAGCCTGTTGTGGTGCTAAATCATCCCGACGCCGACATCCCCGCGGTGGCCAGGATCATGGAGGTCATCAACCGGTACAGAGGGGAGGTGCAGAAGGTCGTGCTGTCACGGAGGACCGTGAACGCGCTCGCAGCGGTGGACGGCGAGGCCCCCGGGGCCAACGAGCCAACGGAGGCCCCAACCGATTCCGCGGGCCACGCCAAAACCTCTGTGCGGGAGCGATTCATGTTGAAATTGAAACTCCGTAGGTTGAGCAGGAAAAAGTACGAAGTAGTCGGCGCAGTCTCTCCCAGCAGGGATGTCGCGACCAAGTTTCGCTGCTGGTTTTGCGGCAGGGTCTTTGCATGTCAGGAAATGTGGATGGTCCATCGGCAGCGACATCTGATGGAGTGGAAAAGGCCAGACTGTGAAAAACTCTTAAATGTCGCACACACTGGATGA